The Natator depressus isolate rNatDep1 chromosome 25, rNatDep2.hap1, whole genome shotgun sequence genome includes the window CTGCGAGTCATATTTCCTATAGCAGAGAACCGCAATGTGTAATTGACTCTTCTTAGCTTAATCTGAATTTGTAATGAGGGCTTTAAAATCCTTCATTGTGGCATGGCCAGGCTTCAGCTTCGTAGTAAGCAATTGGTACTAGTAGGAAAACCATCTGCTATTGAAGTCAGAAGTACTTAGTTAAAAATCTtgttaaagcttttttttttaaaaaaaaaacacaacaaacccacaaaaaaacccataaaGCAGCCCTGCAGTGAATTCTTCTAGCTGCCCAGAGATAACAGGGGTTTGGGCAGTGGACACTCAGGGGAAAATCCCCTACAGGAGGGAGTGTTTGACTTCTGGCTGGTGAATGGGACTTGTGCGAGATCAGGCAAGAATTGAAGAGATTTGGGCTTGCAGAGGAAAGGGCAGTATCCGGGCCAGAGAGAACGAAGTGTAGTGACAGCAGAAATAGTACCTTTGTGACACACCTGCTGGCTACTGCCACAGTCCTTCTTAGCCGTGTCCACTCTGCAGTGGTCTGctgccaggagagctggcttcaTTCTGCCATCTGCTGTTGGGTTAAATGCTGATGGGTGAATCTGTTCTTGCATCAGAGCCAGTAGAAAAACAATGAATGGCTTTTGGTTTTGGTTGTTCACCTTGAACTTAAAGCATTAAtgaaaatgatctggaaagaCCCTTCTATCTGTGATGCTCTTCCCTCTTTAATGGAGCCTGGAGAACCCGCTCATCTAAGGCAGTTGCTCAAATAAGATCAAGAAACAGAATGGAGAGATGCAACGTAAAGCAAGTGGGCTCATTCAGCTCTTGTGGGAGCCAGGGAACCTACTTAATGTGTTATGAGATGACTCCTGCTGGGACAGGCCAGGACTGGCTGAGCCAAGTGCTAGAACAATGTAATGTCCTCTCCAAAGGCATTGGAACAAAGCACTTAGTGAGCCAGAATTTGAAGCCTGCCAATTGTAATAAACTTCATCCCCATAATGGCTTTTTTCCATCCTGGATTGTAGCTGCTCTAACTCTGAGGTATGCTAGTATCCTACTTCTCCGCCTGGATTGAAAGGCTTAGTCCTTATCAGATGGTGGCTCCTGGGGCACATTTTAtattgctgtctgtctgtctggtctgAACCTCCTTAAGCTCCCAAGCTGAGGAATGGCTTAATGAAAATTGTTTTTTCCAAAGTAGCTCTAAAATCCAGCCTTATTTACAGTCTCTAAAGTAGGCCATACCCTGACATGCATAATACCATACTCCTTAAACACGGTGAACAAGGCAGGGTGCATTACCTCTTCAGTTGTTCTTCTCCACAGCTGCCTTTCAGAGCAAAACCCATGATGATAACGCCAGATATAGTTAGCTGTACCATCCCCGTGAATAATGGATGAGACCCATAATTGGCCACGTAACTAACCTAAGTACTGGACTGCTATTGGGACTGAAGTCACTTTGTGACCCTGGCAGACAAAATCAACCTGGACAGAATGATGTTGCTATTTGCTGTGAAACAGTCTGTGGCTTTGActcaaatatgaaaataaaactcAAAAGCTGCTAAAATCCTAGTGCATGATTGCACTATTGTCTCCTAGCAGTGCCTTTGCCAGCAAAATGGAGGTTCGACATCGTGGGTTAAATTGGCAGTGTTTCTTGCTTAAGGACTACAATAATTGCTTCAGATTAGCCTTTTGATTCTCTCTTAAAGGAGAAATCTGAGAAACTGTTCGGCGTTTTTGATCTGAATGTCAAGACTTCTGAACTTTCCAACTTTGACCCTTTCACTCTTATTAAAATTAACCGTGGAAAACTTATCCTGATTGTTAACGGTCTTGGTCGGCATCTCTCCCCATTGACGGGTTATATTTCACCACGCTGACATCACAATGAACAGTACATGATTACAGATTAAGATTGGGGGGAGGAATTGGCAACAGCATGGGGAGTGTGAAATTACCTCATCTAATTACGATTCTGAGATGGGCCTTGAAATCTCAGGATGACGGGCAAAATTCCTGGCCCACTTTTTGTGAGGTAGCCTGGGGAAGGGGCCTAGAATATAAAGTTTGGCAGGGCTTCAGTGAACTCTGCTGCAAACACTGGTGGGGACCCCATGTGCTGTCCCATATTGGACATTCCCTTATTTTCATGACTGGGTGGGCAGCCAGCGGGGGTCATTGTTGAGTGACACACAGCTCACGATGGTGATTCAACAGAAGTTGATGGGAGACTAGAGTTTGAAACTAAAACATTTACTGAGTGAatataaaaacagcagtgtgctAAAGAGATGCCATAACACTCCCAAACCCCCCGCTGCGCTGCAGGTGATGCACTATTGTAATGATCTCTCTAAAGGCTGGGTACCTTTGTGTTCCCATGTTTTATTACTTGTCCTAAATGCAGACCGGCGCCAATCTCCTTCAGCATGGTTTTCCTAATCCAAATGCAGCCTGTGCTTGGTGGCATGCTGACCTAGCAACTAGGGGATCTCTGGATATAAACAAAGGATCTCTCATGTTCCTGCATGTAGCAGAGCTACCAAGTGCCTCTATGTTCTGGCTTCGCTCTAAAACCATTCTTGAGCATCTTGCTCTGAGTGGAAAAGGTGGTAAGCAGATGACTCAATTGTCCATGCTTGGTGGCTATGGTGTATATtggagtgaggggcagggagagcaagTGGGCTGAGATTATGAAGAAGCTAGATGCCCATCTCCATACAAGTCATTTTCTCTCTGGCCCTAGCAGGAGGGTGGACTTGATTGAATCAAAATGAGTGTCTTCCATCTCCGTCTCCTGTGATTCTAGGTTGCTTTAGGGTGGCTGATTTGATGCTGGaagtgggcattgtgggacaagAGGCCTGGGGCAGGAAGTGACCTCACATTGTCTCTCCCTtccaggaggagagggagaagcgccggctggagcagctggagcgCAAGAAGGAGATGCAACGCCTGCTGGAAGAGGAAGACGCAAAGCTGAAAGGGAAGTTACCGAAACCAGTCACCCCAGGCAAGATCACCAGGGCTCAGATTGAAGAGACAATCCGGAAAGACCAGCAACAGAAGGAGAACGGAGATGAAGGTTTGCAGCTTCCCCATCATTATACCATTGAACATCCCCTACTAGCACGAGGGTTTAGTATGCCTTGCAGGTGGGCTGCTCAGGCCCCATGAGCACCCCAGAGAGCAAGCCACTTCTGTCTCTTTGGCGAAGTACAAGATGTCCTGGGGGCCAGAGAACCCCTAGTTACCATGTCCAAGTGATGCACCCTTGTTGTGTCCCTGCTAGGGACTCCTAGCTGCTGCCTGTATAATTAGTCCAGTATCTccaagcacagagagagaggaggggttcCGATCCTAGGCGATTAAACTTGCATTTCACTCTCCAGGATCCTGGGTAAACTTGCTGTTGTGTCGCTCTCTACACCAGACTTGTTTAACCCTTGAGGTATTGGCCTTCTCCAGAGTGCCAGCCAAACAAATGTTCTGCACCTCTTAAAGGCTTCATCTGGCTgggagctgaatttttttttttcccccttcctattCCAGTGGAGAAGCAGAAGAGCCACCTTGATGTTCCCTTGGAGGAAAACATCAACAGAAGAGTGTTGGAGGAAGGCACCGTGGAAGCCAGAACCATTGAAGATGCTATTGCAGTCCTCAGGTATTTGGCCATAGCTTCATGGTGCTTCCTTTGGAGGGGCCGGTTTCCTTAGAGATTCCCCAGAAGCAACCCTGCCATGAAGGTGCCAGCCCAGGCACCTTTGGGTGTTTTAACACTTAAAAATGTAGCTGTCCCACTCTGATGCAGCGAGAACAAGGCAAGTCCATCAGTCTCCTGCTGCACACCCTCTAATCCCTGCCCAAAAAGCAAAACTGCCCAAAAGCACGGTGTAACCGGGCCTTaatgggtcacaactgaggatgccaaattcaggaccaactgctgagaaatggggcaAACGCAGCCCAAAACTGGTGGCTATTCctttataagatataccaaaccagccacaaaagtaaactcctgtttccctgcgctggctaacaagaaaacataaaggcagtttcctcaggcattccagttcttatctCTGAATCCAATGTTTTTAGTGGTGatatgagtggttctttacaaccagtctcatcaaataataggttcttctgatcccaaagggccagccacacacccaggtcactATATAACTtaaatcttacccaaaaatcagactgatgccaatcctttagtatctaaaatctaaaggtttgcttatttaaaaaagggagaaaaaggtgagttaaaattggttaaaggaatcaattatgtacagtaatggcaaagttcttggttcaggcttatagcagtgatggaataaactgctggcttaagtcaagtctctggaatacattcacagcttggatgggtcatttgGTCCTTTGCTACAAAGTGAAGCTCTGAATAAAGTTCcaccagaggtaagaagcaggattgaagacaatggaggtgtttccagggccttttatagcttttgccatgtggagggaatcccattgttcttactgtggaaaattacagcaacaagatggagtttggagtctcatgggcaagtcacatgtccatgcgtGTCACTTAGTCACAGCACGACATTCCATTAAGTGTAGAGGGGCATCTCCCATGGCCCGTTAAATGTTCTTTCGATGGGCCACTCCAtatgaatagtccctccaagatgtgctgggtAGTGAGCAGTACCCCAGGAGCCAACAACTGAAATCCAGGTCTAGAGCCAGTACTTCCCatacaaaatgatacatgcagacagatagcataatcataaccagccaaTCCTAACCTTTTCATCGCCACCTCactcgacaacctttgtacaatatttgctgcaaatatagaaCAGTGGTTGCAACCATGACCtgtatggtcatattttaatcagataatgtcacacatGGTCAGTCAGAATGAGGGGGGGAGCATCATTGCTTTTTGTTTGTCCTCGGAGGTATTCTGTTTGCTCCGTTTACAAATGGAGCTAAGGCCTCCTTTTGAAACTCCCCTGGGATCAGAAAAGCCAGCTGTCCTCTTTCTGCTTCCAATGTCCTCCTGGGTGGCGAAGATCCCACCAGCTGAATTCTGCCAACCCCCCTGTTTGATGCAGAAGGCACAAAAGACTCCAGTTTGCTTTCCTGGCACTCTATCTACTGTTCTGCACAGGGGTTAGAGCTGTTGTGTCTGAGTGGGCAGACTGGAGATGCctgaggagcagagctgctgTGTCAGGGGGTGTCTTTCCAGCATCGCTCTTCTGACTGAAGTATCCTCCAGACATTGTCACTGCTAAGGAAACTCAGCCATAGATGATGTGGTTAGAACTGAAACAGGCCAATGATCTAGCCCAGCCTCCGACCAGGTTAGGGTTATTCCCCAGGGCCTGGGCTGAGCTGGTGCCAGCTAGAAGCGACTAAGATTCTTTTTTCTAGTAGTATTCCCCCTTTTTAATTCTCCCCACAGTGTTGCTGACGACCTGGACCGTCACCCAGAGCGCCGGATGAAAGCTGCCTTTGCCACGTTTGAAGAGATCAACCTGCCACGCCTAAAGCAGGAGAACCCCAACATGCGCCTCTCCCAGCTCAAGCAGCTCCTCAAGAAGGAGTGGATGAGGTCCCCAGACAACCCAATGAACCAGAGGCACATGACCTACAACAGCCAAAAATAGAACTGGAAAGAAGCCAGCCATCCCCCTGAGGACAGGGCTCAGCCCTAGGGCTTCCTTCAAACACGTAAGAAAACAAGGCCACCCAGGAACCTTGCCTCAtttattccccctgccccctctccgtCTCTTTTGTGCCCTGTTGTTGGACTCCTAATTAAACATGAGGCTTCCTGATCCAAACAGATGTGTGCAGCTCTTCTCGGGGTGCCCCAGGGAGCCTGGCTCCCCGATTTTGGCTGGAGCCATGCCTGCTGCAGATATTCTGAAACTGTCCGTTGCATACAGACCTCTCCAGAGCAACCCGTTTTTTATATCCTTAGGCAGCTGGGCCAAAGCAACCCGGATGGATTAACTCAATCTTTAACTTTTAAAACCGTGGTAGTCCTTTTAGAAGTGTCACTCCTGACCCCCCTGGAGAGCTCAGAGCATTGTACCAAATCTGGCACTGCCACATGGACACTCCTAGCACCATCCATGACAGTCTAGACACCTGAGCTGCCCAGCACCACATATAAGCCCCTCTCCCATTCAAACTGAAGTGTTCTCTTTTTATCCCGGTCTCTCTTGTAGCTGCCCTAACACCTTCTTTACAAGAATCCTCTCAATGCTGAGCTGGTGTCATGTGGCAAGAGAACAGCGTGAAGAAGGCATCTGCTCTGGGCCACAGGTCAAGCAGCACTATGTTGTTCTGGGAAGAGGTAATGGGCTAGGAGTGGGTTTTAACCCTAATTGCTAAgccaccatcctgcctgcagtTGCCCACTGCTGTTCCCTAGGTGTCAGTCAGTGACAcagcgggggcagggagtggaaTCTGAGGATATGAACAGTATTAGAGGAAACTCTTCCAGTGCAGCCACTTGTCGTTCTCTGCCTTCCCTTCCATCTCCAAGGGAAAAGCAAAGGACCTTGATGACCTAGCACAGTGCAGTTGCCTCCCTAATGCGGCAGAGTGTAAGGTGCTATCACTTCTCTACGCAGAGTTCCCCGCAGCCCATGTGTGGGAATCCTAGAGCTTCGCAGCAGGAGATCAGAATGGGACTTCAGAGAACACTATACATGAAGAGCAGTCTCAAGCAGGGAAGACTGGGGCCTCTTGTAGCCTGGGGTGCGTTTTTCCCTCGAAAGGGAAATGTGGATCTTGCACCATGGCAACTAATGCAAGGGGTCAAAATGACTTTCTCCCACCTACTGCGTGAAAGCACCAGTTTGACACCCTGCTCTGTGTTGCCCTAGACACACCCGTTCACCAGGAGCCCTTTAAACTCTGCTCGCTGGCCCAATCAGCAGTGCCATTGTGTTTTGTTAATAGTCCTAACCCTCTCCCTTCTGCAGTATTGAAGCTAGGTAATAAAATATCCACCATGAAACAAAAGGCTGAGAATTCCCTTGCAAGAGTTGCCGTGCTCCTGGAAACACCAGGCGTGCAGCTGAAAGGGCTTCGTGCTGAGGTGGAATTCTAGCCCTCACATTAAAGGTACAATGCTTACCTCCCCCTGTTCCTGCCAAACTGTGTTCTAACCACCTCCTTTTGAAACTAAAACCTCACGAGGTTGGTCCAAGGCCATCACCCTGCCTTTGTGCTTATGCTCCATGATTGCaatcagctccagccccagccccaacccgTGCCATGTCTCTGGCATGTCAAGCCTATGCTGCTGTAATCCAGCATTTAATCCTAACCTGCTTGCTGGGTGAACGAGGAGACCGTGCTCAGCTGGGGATGACATTCTTTGTAAAGCTGCTCCATGAGCCAGCTCATGACCCTCACTTCCATCGTCCCCCTACCACAAAGCACTAGCCTATAGGCAGCCTCTCCTAATGTCTTCACTGGTTGAATCTGTGCCTGCCCTGGATGGAAATCTGACTACACAGGTCAAGTTTAGGGCTGGCCTCTATTGCAGTAGGAAGGTGTAGGGAGGTTTTTTGTGGAGTCCTTAGCTGCTAGcctgcaggggtggggatttCTTTTAATGGCACTAAACACAGAGGGTAATCTCTCCACCTGCTGCACTGATTAGGAGTGGCCAAACACATGCCCGCTTGCTGTTGCATTTGAAGTGGCTGCTCATGCACTGTGATAGCTGTGAAGAGGCTCTGATCTGAGCTTGGAGAGACCGTAAGGTTTGCATTGAAAACCCTTTTAGCTGCAGCTCACCTATTGCTTTGGCTTCATATCTAGACAGATACTCTTCACATTAACCTTTGTCCTCTTTGCACCCTACTCCAATTTGTTTCAGAAACAGGATGACCGAAAcagtcctgccccttccactATCCCCAAGAGTTCAAAGAAATCCAGCTGGTACAAGGGCAGGGAGAAATACACTATAGcatctttccctctccttttAGTGTGAAAAGCtctctatttttgttttaatctaatattaaaaatggaaatCCCAACCTGTAAGCTATTGAAGAAATAAAGCCTTTGGATCATGCTGGcatattttcccccttcccttccttcgTATGTATCTGTTCAAGGAAGCAGAAAAACTGTTCCCACTCAAAGATCACAGGAGTCAACACTGACAGCTTCCTGACTGGATTCTTTTTGGGCCAAGCATGGTTGAAATTCTCTTGTCTTATTCCTCTGTAGATCATGTGGCATCCAGGCCCTTCACCACTGCATTCCATCAATTGAGACTGGTCCTTGGAAAAAATGGAGGGGGAGCTGAAGTGGTTTGAAATCTCCCTTAAGTGTGCCTAGAGAAGTTTCTCTGTTTAATGAGCCTTTTCTTAGGGCTACATTCAAGGGAAAATTTACAGCCTTCCCACCAGCAGTGACCTTGAGCTGGGATGGGAAGAAGAATTCTAAGTCCCCTCCAGCACTTGCATGGCACAGATCAAATATGAAGCTATTGGTTCCTATTTCAACAGCTGTTCATGGGCTACTGCTGTGAGCTTTACCAGCAAAGCGTGAGTTGCTTTCCGAAGGCCAGAGAGAAATGGCCCTGTTTGACCTgtttgggatgatttaattggggattggtcctgctttgagcagggggttggactagatgacctcctgaggtcccttccaaccctgatattctatgactgtcCTACCTTGGAGGGGCTGCCCAGGATTGGGAAAGaggagaggctcatgcatttacaCCCTTCGCTCGAGGTTTAACTTCCAATGCAGCTTTGGTTACAAATGAAAATGAGTTTTTTGTTTCTAAGTCGGGTCTTGGGAACCTTTGTCCTGGGTCAAAAAACAGAAGTGGGGAGTGCATTTGGGTAAACTTAAGAAGTGCTAGAGCTGATCCATCCTGTTGTAAAGGTCTGGGTAACGCTcccacacccctctccctgctAGGGCCCCCTGCTTGTCTGTGTCTGCCGAGTAGCAGAAGTACTAACCTGCGCCCAAACCAGCTTTTTATTGTTGTTCCTGGCTCGTCCAGAGACTTCCAGCCCAATTCTACAACACTGAGGGGTGTGGAGAAAGGACTGAACTGGCTGAGGTCTGGCCCTGGCCAGTGCTAAAATTCACCTGAGTGGGTGTGGCAGTCTCTGCCCCTGCCTAGCCCTGCACTCGGGATTGAGGAGCAGAGGCGTGGGGGCGACCCTGGCCTGGACCAGTACGGGGGCGTAGAATTATGGCGCCTTGAAAGAGATGGAAGGGTAGCAGAGAGGACTGAAGCTCACACTAGTCCCAATGCTGCCCTAGGTTTCCTCTCCACCTTCTGCAGAAACCAGGAAGTAAACAAAGGTGAGCGCTGGTCCCTTCCCTACCATGGGGGAATATCAGTGTCCTCAGTCAAGTGGGGAAGGgactgctgtggggggggggggaggagagagcagagGCCAGAAGTGGTAAGAGGAGTTGGATTCCCCCCTCAGCTGGCCCATTAGAGGTGACTGACCTGCCTTGCTTTGCAAACTCAGCAGAGCTGAGCAAGTGGAGAGGAAGCAGCGGTGCTGGGCTTCCCTCTGCGCTGCTCCTGGGGCTGATCTCCTCTGCTGGCTCTGGCTGCGTCCAGCAAAGCAGAAAGCTCACTGGAGCGGAGCTTAAACTTCTCCCTGCTTATTAATTGCAATTTATCAAGGCAGTTAGACACGACTGGGAGAGCGTGCGCTGTGGCTGAGGGGAAGCACCCACCTGTCCAGCGGGGGCCTCTGCATCACCTCTGGCTGGACTTGCTGGAGTACTTCGGAAGCATTCGTCAGCCAGTGAACTCGGCACTGAGGTGGGGCATTATTAGACTGGGGCAGGAAGAGCAGACTCATGGCCTGGCCCATCTAGGGTCC containing:
- the CCDC124 gene encoding coiled-coil domain-containing protein 124 — protein: MPKKFQGENTKSAAARARKAEAKAAADAKRQQELEDAFWKDEDKHVMRKEQRKEEREKRRLEQLERKKEMQRLLEEEDAKLKGKLPKPVTPGKITRAQIEETIRKDQQQKENGDEVEKQKSHLDVPLEENINRRVLEEGTVEARTIEDAIAVLSVADDLDRHPERRMKAAFATFEEINLPRLKQENPNMRLSQLKQLLKKEWMRSPDNPMNQRHMTYNSQK